The Raoultibacter phocaeensis genome includes a window with the following:
- a CDS encoding helix-turn-helix transcriptional regulator, translating to MSFRDNLQHLRATRNMTQEQLAMLLGVSRQSVSKWEAERAYPEMDKLLRLCDLFECTLDELVLGDLTARPTDAASSMPTCAAPQDVTGYDQAMRAFAWKLPLGVAVFIAGCALSVLFAGLTLVPGSSYQSYSSALMLVGAAAGCAIVLPALFARREFRRAHPFVEDFYTVEQKSQARKAASRGLVAGIALIMVGLASTIVLQPFQWLAGSIPLLFGALGVFVIVRGYLLESRCNIEKYNQKSLRGMDEAEIDALGNAELALRARQAKREYGMYGVVMGLSTVVGLVLLFVPALNAQWWFWLAWPIGVILCGVVKAIRVIRSGE from the coding sequence ATGAGTTTTCGCGATAATCTGCAACATCTGCGTGCGACGCGCAATATGACGCAAGAGCAGCTTGCCATGCTGCTCGGCGTAAGCCGCCAATCGGTTTCCAAATGGGAAGCCGAGCGCGCGTATCCCGAAATGGACAAGCTGCTTCGACTGTGCGACCTGTTCGAATGCACGCTCGACGAGCTGGTGCTGGGTGATTTGACCGCTCGCCCGACCGATGCGGCTTCGAGCATGCCCACCTGTGCGGCTCCGCAAGATGTAACAGGGTACGATCAGGCGATGCGCGCGTTTGCATGGAAGCTTCCTCTCGGGGTGGCTGTTTTCATTGCTGGCTGCGCGCTGTCGGTTCTGTTTGCGGGCCTTACGCTCGTGCCCGGTTCTTCCTATCAGAGTTATTCGAGCGCGTTGATGCTTGTGGGAGCTGCCGCCGGATGTGCCATCGTTCTGCCCGCACTGTTTGCGCGCAGGGAGTTTCGTCGAGCCCATCCCTTCGTCGAGGATTTTTACACAGTCGAGCAAAAGAGCCAAGCGCGCAAGGCTGCCTCGAGGGGACTTGTTGCAGGTATCGCCCTTATCATGGTCGGGCTTGCTTCGACCATTGTGCTGCAGCCGTTCCAATGGCTTGCAGGTTCGATTCCCTTGCTGTTCGGCGCGCTCGGTGTGTTCGTCATCGTGCGCGGATACCTGCTGGAGTCGCGCTGCAACATCGAGAAGTACAACCAGAAATCATTGCGCGGCATGGACGAGGCTGAGATCGATGCTTTGGGCAATGCGGAACTCGCTTTGCGCGCCCGCCAAGCGAAACGCGAGTACGGCATGTATGGCGTCGTCATGGGTCTGTCCACGGTTGTCGGCCTCGTGCTTTTGTTCGTACCGGCGCTGAACGCGCAATGGTGGTTCTGGCTCGCGTGGCCGATTGGCGTCATCCTCTGCGGCGTGGTCAAAGCGATTCGCGTGATCCGTAGCGGCGAATAA
- a CDS encoding ABC transporter ATP-binding protein gives MNSTIVARAIRKSFTAGRGSKKRVTEVLRGITLSIEAGEMVSIVGPSGSGKSTLLYCLSGLEAADSGSIEVMGAQVVGARRNALFKMRRDHVGFIFQSYNLIPSLTAGENVALPARLAGRPLTGKQVSAVLESVGLGGREKSRPGDMSGGEQQRVAIARVLAATPDVVFADEPTGALDSENGREVLGMLRRIGDDARRSVIVVTHDLEAASLADRVLVLKDGEVVSELGHSTAAEILEAMGGRQ, from the coding sequence ATGAACAGCACAATCGTTGCACGCGCTATACGAAAGTCGTTCACTGCGGGACGGGGAAGCAAAAAACGGGTGACGGAGGTTTTGCGGGGGATAACCCTTTCTATCGAAGCCGGCGAAATGGTCAGCATCGTTGGGCCGAGCGGTTCGGGCAAATCCACGCTTTTGTACTGCCTTTCGGGGCTGGAAGCGGCCGACTCGGGCTCTATCGAGGTGATGGGCGCGCAGGTTGTCGGAGCCCGGCGCAATGCCCTGTTCAAGATGCGCCGAGATCATGTGGGATTCATCTTCCAATCATACAATCTCATCCCCTCGCTGACCGCAGGCGAGAACGTGGCGCTGCCTGCGCGCTTGGCGGGTCGTCCGCTTACCGGGAAGCAGGTAAGCGCAGTGCTGGAAAGCGTGGGCTTGGGCGGCCGGGAAAAGAGCCGCCCTGGCGATATGTCGGGAGGCGAACAGCAGCGCGTGGCCATCGCCCGCGTGCTTGCGGCGACGCCCGATGTGGTATTTGCCGACGAGCCGACCGGTGCGCTCGATTCCGAAAACGGCCGCGAGGTGCTCGGCATGCTGCGCAGGATCGGCGACGACGCCCGCCGTTCCGTGATCGTAGTGACGCACGATTTGGAGGCGGCATCGCTTGCGGACCGTGTCCTGGTGTTGAAAGACGGGGAGGTCGTGAGTGAGCTGGGTCACTCTACTGCCGCCGAGATACTCGAGGCGATGGGAGGCCGGCAATGA
- a CDS encoding ABC transporter permease yields the protein MIKLVFSDLRDHAATWIGAFLVAVACGCIGGWAASFQATASAYAADPLVFRNLQQTVPVVISFSSVAAVAVLASAANLTVSAQRRSYALWQLANVRPRLVSTVVLAQMIAVAMLGAVCGTLLAVATVPLVFSLVITSQEGFSHVAPQVDASLMPAVWFVVAGVFLLGGLKGARSAGRTPPLVALRDFEPKRKGMTWMRVFLFAGLAACTCWFIFFMIESGPSDAMNWSLFMPLFMVATLVPLAPLVFSAVLNAWTRLVPQKRWNAWYLARHTARFGLSASTSVETPIMVGFGLVAGVFSALGLFTSYLQSQGTIDINGLSFAAALLMLGGPVLLCADGAAVSVVMTSRSRTRDVALLIASGARAETLMAAAVCEALIHAVTATLVGAVSVVASNAIVACVIGLPIFEGLAFGEGFVVSLVGFALVFAATFIPTCTALNQETAAVLAMRE from the coding sequence ATGATCAAGCTCGTGTTCTCCGACTTGCGCGACCATGCGGCAACGTGGATCGGTGCCTTTCTCGTCGCGGTGGCTTGTGGCTGCATCGGCGGTTGGGCGGCATCGTTTCAGGCGACCGCGAGCGCCTACGCGGCAGATCCGCTGGTATTTAGAAACCTGCAGCAAACCGTTCCCGTCGTGATCTCGTTCTCGTCGGTTGCGGCGGTGGCGGTGCTTGCGTCGGCGGCGAACCTGACGGTTTCTGCGCAGCGGCGCAGTTACGCGCTGTGGCAGTTGGCGAATGTAAGGCCGCGGCTGGTGAGCACGGTGGTGCTTGCCCAGATGATCGCGGTTGCGATGTTGGGCGCCGTGTGCGGCACGCTGCTTGCTGTAGCCACGGTACCCTTGGTCTTCTCCTTGGTGATCACCTCGCAAGAGGGATTTTCGCACGTGGCGCCGCAGGTAGACGCATCCTTGATGCCAGCGGTGTGGTTCGTGGTTGCGGGCGTGTTTCTGCTCGGGGGGCTCAAGGGCGCTCGCAGCGCGGGAAGAACGCCTCCGCTTGTCGCCCTGCGTGATTTCGAGCCGAAGCGCAAGGGCATGACGTGGATGCGCGTGTTTTTATTCGCGGGTTTGGCTGCCTGCACGTGCTGGTTCATCTTCTTTATGATCGAATCGGGGCCGAGCGACGCCATGAACTGGTCGCTTTTCATGCCCCTTTTCATGGTAGCGACGCTCGTGCCCCTCGCTCCCCTGGTCTTCTCAGCGGTACTCAATGCGTGGACGCGTCTCGTTCCGCAGAAGCGCTGGAACGCCTGGTACTTAGCGCGGCATACCGCTCGCTTTGGGCTTTCTGCTTCGACTTCGGTCGAGACCCCCATCATGGTGGGCTTCGGGCTGGTAGCGGGCGTTTTTTCTGCCTTAGGTTTGTTCACGAGCTACCTGCAGAGCCAAGGCACCATCGATATCAACGGGCTGAGCTTTGCTGCAGCGCTTCTCATGTTGGGCGGTCCCGTGCTTCTGTGCGCGGACGGGGCGGCGGTGAGCGTGGTGATGACATCGCGGTCACGTACCCGCGATGTTGCGCTCCTCATCGCAAGCGGGGCTCGCGCGGAAACGCTCATGGCCGCGGCGGTATGCGAAGCCCTCATCCATGCGGTTACGGCTACTCTGGTGGGTGCGGTGAGCGTGGTTGCTTCCAACGCCATCGTCGCGTGCGTGATCGGATTGCCGATCTTCGAAGGGCTTGCTTTCGGGGAAGGGTTCGTGGTGTCCCTCGTGGGTTTCGCACTGGTATTCGCTGCCACGTTCATTCCCACGTGCACGGCGCTCAATCAGGAAACCGCTGCCGTTCTCGCGATGCGGGAGTGA
- a CDS encoding FAD-dependent oxidoreductase: protein MDNARLSRRAFIGLGATAAVAAGAAGLVGCAPASNAADSGKADAAGDAAAQGSSASGKPADFTPNFMTAPSVPTDIKETKDCDVLVIGLGLSGVAAAKAAAEEGAKVIGVEKAAQLTAVSMAGDFGVVGSQIQKDLGIEWAGKDVIVNQLMKDMCYRPTPDFLGYWYDHSGEDFDWLVEGADFEVLTSTAADQQTDKPNYIRPKCFPALEGYDYTTEYYPYFHGTITTNPNMQWTLDAAAAKAEEMGAELIYSTWGEQLIVEDGKVAGAYVHDADGNYTQINAKSVVLATGDFGNNQDMRDYFIPWANEFVSFYTTMDAAGNVGNTGDGHLMGLWAGSHMELGPHAPMTHHMGGPLGVDGYLQLDINGNRFMNEDIPGQNIADQLSRVPEGPEGLRSWQIFDSKWPDEIAHMPDGHGYVNHFIPEDQVDQYQTVLAGFGLGYTTKEMVEGSQGLLKADTIEDLASQMGLDAQTVKASIDRYNEMCAAGHDSDFGKDPRRLFPVSEPPFYAYPFGSAGMLVLMGGLEVNKKLQPLNEAGEPIEGLYATGNVQGGRYLVEYPVTVAGISLGTALSFGRLAGMNAAGKEIEATTQA, encoded by the coding sequence ATGGACAACGCAAGATTAAGCCGACGCGCGTTTATCGGACTCGGGGCCACTGCGGCTGTTGCCGCCGGCGCCGCCGGACTCGTTGGATGCGCCCCAGCATCCAACGCCGCCGACTCGGGCAAGGCAGACGCCGCAGGCGACGCTGCCGCACAGGGCAGTTCCGCCTCGGGCAAGCCCGCCGACTTCACCCCGAACTTCATGACGGCGCCGAGCGTGCCGACTGACATCAAAGAGACGAAGGACTGCGATGTGCTCGTTATCGGCCTCGGCCTCTCGGGCGTCGCGGCCGCCAAAGCCGCCGCCGAAGAAGGCGCGAAGGTCATCGGCGTCGAAAAGGCCGCTCAGCTTACCGCTGTTTCGATGGCGGGCGACTTCGGCGTCGTCGGTTCGCAGATCCAGAAGGATCTCGGCATCGAATGGGCTGGCAAGGACGTCATCGTCAACCAGCTCATGAAAGACATGTGCTACCGCCCGACCCCCGACTTCCTCGGCTATTGGTACGATCATTCCGGCGAGGACTTCGACTGGCTCGTCGAAGGCGCCGATTTCGAGGTGCTCACGAGCACTGCGGCAGATCAGCAGACCGACAAGCCCAACTACATTCGCCCGAAGTGCTTCCCCGCGCTTGAGGGCTACGATTACACCACCGAGTATTACCCGTACTTCCACGGCACCATCACCACGAACCCGAACATGCAGTGGACGCTCGATGCGGCCGCAGCGAAAGCCGAGGAGATGGGCGCTGAGCTCATCTACTCCACCTGGGGCGAGCAGCTCATCGTGGAGGACGGCAAGGTCGCCGGAGCCTACGTGCACGACGCCGATGGCAACTACACGCAGATCAACGCGAAATCCGTCGTGCTCGCCACCGGCGACTTCGGCAACAACCAGGACATGCGCGATTACTTCATCCCGTGGGCGAACGAATTCGTGAGCTTCTACACCACGATGGACGCTGCAGGCAACGTCGGCAACACCGGCGACGGCCACCTCATGGGCCTTTGGGCCGGCAGCCACATGGAGCTCGGCCCCCACGCCCCGATGACCCACCACATGGGCGGCCCCCTCGGCGTCGACGGCTACCTGCAGCTCGACATCAACGGCAACCGCTTCATGAACGAGGACATCCCCGGCCAAAACATCGCCGACCAGCTCTCGCGCGTGCCCGAGGGACCCGAAGGCCTGCGCTCGTGGCAGATCTTCGACAGCAAGTGGCCCGACGAGATCGCCCACATGCCCGACGGCCACGGCTATGTGAACCACTTCATCCCCGAAGATCAGGTCGATCAGTACCAAACCGTGCTCGCAGGTTTCGGCCTGGGCTACACGACCAAGGAAATGGTCGAGGGTTCGCAAGGGCTCCTCAAGGCCGACACGATCGAAGACCTCGCAAGCCAGATGGGCCTCGACGCACAAACGGTGAAAGCCTCCATCGACCGCTACAACGAGATGTGCGCCGCCGGCCACGACAGCGACTTCGGCAAAGACCCGCGCCGTCTGTTCCCCGTATCCGAGCCGCCGTTTTACGCCTATCCCTTCGGAAGCGCCGGCATGCTCGTACTCATGGGCGGCCTCGAGGTCAACAAGAAGCTCCAGCCGCTTAACGAAGCGGGCGAGCCGATCGAGGGCCTCTACGCCACCGGCAACGTCCAGGGCGGCCGCTACCTCGTGGAGTACCCTGTCACCGTTGCGGGCATCTCGCTCGGCACCGCGCTCTCGTTCGGCCGCCTTGCGGGCATGAACGCCGCTGGCAAAGAGATCGAGGCGACCACGCAAGCGTAA
- a CDS encoding response regulator transcription factor, protein MGYLRDIARSLRARDAVFFGGYALYLVFSYMVFHSATVLSSTGSLGYGFEVMFSMGAMGARIVVYLVCALVAYRLKPISGAAAALMTIGVAIVAFVATAMVFQFAPVSTPDLFAPWLLLGGILLGVADALITLLWARFSSTLTLRAVYLFVVLCNAVSLVFYFAITLVPAPAALPIAALLFVMSAAFAKKSLDARPSVESEFSKPVFGGAVKSLWHPVLGTVILCFMSGLMLQISGQHEIPLSSFQQTSLFTSAIAVLCLLLPALLIKKPLNVGKIYAVALPLSAAGFLLLPLIWNAAGGIVNSFAQLGAMVAGIILWCMIADSAHDTKLPSALLFSLALACTNAAQLAGTIIGFVNAETLKQGDLVLTTVALVSVYLLLMAALLLFKDKRLTTTEETGPAAPQPTPEEVLSSRCNDIAAAHQFTPRETEIFKLLAQGYTMPVISEKLFVSENTVKSHVKSIYQKLGIHVRSELIELVNRP, encoded by the coding sequence ATGGGGTATTTGAGAGATATCGCAAGGAGCCTGCGTGCTCGCGATGCGGTGTTCTTCGGCGGATACGCTCTCTACCTCGTGTTCAGCTACATGGTGTTTCATTCCGCGACGGTGCTCTCGTCGACAGGATCGCTCGGGTACGGTTTCGAGGTCATGTTCTCGATGGGGGCGATGGGCGCGCGCATCGTCGTGTACCTCGTGTGCGCGCTTGTTGCCTACCGGCTGAAGCCTATCTCAGGTGCCGCAGCTGCGCTCATGACGATCGGCGTTGCCATCGTCGCTTTCGTCGCGACCGCCATGGTGTTTCAGTTTGCGCCGGTTTCGACTCCCGATCTGTTCGCTCCGTGGCTTCTGCTCGGCGGCATCCTTCTCGGGGTGGCCGATGCCTTGATTACGCTTTTGTGGGCGCGGTTCTCGTCGACGCTCACGCTGCGCGCGGTCTATCTGTTTGTGGTGCTCTGCAATGCGGTGAGCCTTGTGTTCTACTTCGCCATTACGCTTGTACCGGCTCCGGCGGCGCTTCCCATCGCAGCGCTTTTGTTCGTCATGTCGGCCGCGTTCGCCAAAAAATCGCTCGACGCGCGTCCATCGGTCGAGTCTGAGTTTTCCAAACCGGTATTCGGGGGAGCGGTCAAAAGCTTGTGGCATCCGGTGCTCGGCACGGTCATCCTGTGCTTCATGAGCGGACTCATGCTCCAGATTTCCGGACAACACGAGATTCCGCTCTCGTCGTTTCAGCAGACGTCGCTCTTTACGAGCGCTATCGCGGTGCTTTGTTTGCTCTTGCCGGCACTGCTCATCAAAAAACCGCTCAATGTGGGGAAGATTTACGCGGTGGCGCTTCCGCTCTCGGCGGCGGGTTTTCTTTTGCTGCCGCTCATCTGGAACGCAGCGGGAGGCATCGTCAATTCGTTCGCGCAGCTGGGCGCCATGGTGGCGGGTATCATCCTCTGGTGCATGATCGCCGATTCGGCCCACGATACCAAGCTGCCCTCAGCGCTTTTGTTCTCGCTCGCACTTGCCTGTACGAATGCGGCGCAGCTCGCTGGTACCATTATCGGCTTCGTTAATGCCGAAACGCTCAAGCAGGGCGATCTAGTGCTTACCACCGTTGCGCTCGTATCGGTGTATTTGCTGCTCATGGCAGCGCTTTTGCTGTTCAAGGACAAGAGGCTTACCACAACCGAGGAAACGGGGCCCGCTGCACCGCAGCCCACGCCCGAAGAGGTGCTTTCTTCGCGCTGCAACGATATAGCGGCGGCTCATCAGTTTACGCCGCGTGAGACCGAGATATTCAAGCTGCTCGCGCAGGGCTATACCATGCCTGTGATATCCGAGAAGCTGTTCGTGTCGGAGAATACCGTGAAGTCCCACGTGAAGAGCATCTACCAGAAGCTCGGCATCCATGTGCGATCCGAGCTCATTGAGTTGGTGAACCGCCCGTGA
- the rlmH gene encoding 23S rRNA (pseudouridine(1915)-N(3))-methyltransferase RlmH, with translation MRITVVAVGKLKERFWVEACAEYLKRLKAYAKVEVKEIADIDPAKAGGVDAARDKEGTAIVASLPEQSHVILLAIEGKERTSEGLARRLDELALAGRSDIAFVIGGSDGVSDAVRARADEQLSFGRITLPHNLARVVLLEQVYRACKISRGEPYHK, from the coding sequence ATGCGCATCACGGTTGTTGCGGTGGGCAAGCTTAAGGAACGGTTCTGGGTCGAAGCCTGCGCCGAGTACCTCAAGCGCCTGAAAGCCTACGCTAAGGTCGAAGTCAAGGAGATCGCCGATATCGATCCGGCGAAAGCCGGGGGAGTCGACGCCGCCCGCGACAAAGAGGGTACGGCCATCGTCGCGTCGCTTCCCGAACAGAGCCACGTCATCCTGCTTGCCATCGAGGGCAAAGAACGCACGAGCGAAGGATTAGCCCGCCGCCTTGACGAGCTGGCGCTTGCGGGGAGAAGCGACATCGCGTTTGTGATCGGCGGCTCGGATGGTGTGAGCGACGCCGTGCGGGCGCGTGCCGACGAGCAGCTTTCGTTCGGCCGCATCACGTTGCCGCACAACCTCGCGCGCGTCGTGCTGCTCGAGCAGGTGTACCGCGCCTGCAAGATCTCGCGCGGGGAGCCGTACCATAAGTAG
- a CDS encoding FAD-dependent oxidoreductase, whose amino-acid sequence MREEKTTASAPSTAARLTGEGNALPKADISRRSFLAGAAIAGVNIALFGLAGCAPKASAGSENGQFKAGTYTGVGQGKFAPITVEVAFSETSIESVTVVDHEETKYISDTALETVPAAIVEHQSLGVDAIAGATLTSTAIVAACEECVKQAGGSASKLKGNYEKPAPSTEVIELEADVVIVGAGASGTVAAVNAARLGASKVIVLEKSCNVGGNALVSGGYLEYVFAPDDLREDMTDNFTAELEANLAAAPEIMPAADLAKLTADVEAWRATGSTKVFDSVELHALQYALQGEGAYADMIISCQHIAELDEWLETSGFDFKPLVGIVGYSWPRWTSSVNGTCGQGYFEFYTDMIEQNDYPVEIYLNTPAHELISEGAQVTGVVAQGADGTTYRVTGAKGVILATGGFSGNPDMLREYNTQWDWDPKQIIPTTNAFGHTGDGITMALSVGAATAAMDTQMPFPFADCKNSTDETTVGDDIDCPIVNKEGKRFMNEVLDRFTMTEHIMAQPDQMMFMISDKDTCWIDGEVNRYGRNVENLINQGQLYRADTLEELAGLMGCDPTTFTAEIERYNEIARSGEDPDFGRTNFTEHSPIENPPFYASPRTWAMHITVGGVLVDSGYDYTVLDEDGNRIEGLHAIGETTLGSCGIGVQGEGYAIAQALFG is encoded by the coding sequence ATGAGGGAAGAGAAAACGACCGCAAGCGCACCGTCGACGGCTGCTCGTTTGACGGGAGAGGGAAACGCTCTGCCCAAAGCGGACATATCGCGCCGTAGCTTTTTGGCAGGAGCCGCCATCGCGGGCGTGAACATCGCGCTGTTCGGCTTGGCGGGCTGCGCGCCGAAAGCGTCGGCAGGTAGCGAGAACGGCCAGTTCAAGGCGGGTACGTACACGGGCGTGGGTCAGGGCAAGTTCGCCCCCATCACCGTTGAAGTCGCGTTTTCCGAAACGAGCATCGAGAGCGTCACGGTCGTCGACCACGAGGAAACCAAGTACATATCCGATACCGCGCTCGAAACGGTGCCCGCCGCCATCGTGGAGCATCAATCGCTCGGCGTCGACGCCATCGCGGGAGCCACGCTCACGAGCACGGCCATCGTCGCGGCGTGCGAGGAGTGCGTCAAGCAAGCCGGCGGCAGCGCGAGCAAGCTCAAAGGCAACTACGAGAAACCCGCCCCCTCGACCGAAGTAATCGAGCTCGAAGCCGACGTGGTCATCGTCGGAGCGGGCGCAAGCGGAACCGTCGCCGCAGTGAATGCCGCACGCCTCGGCGCGAGCAAAGTCATCGTACTCGAGAAAAGCTGCAACGTCGGCGGTAACGCGCTCGTCAGCGGCGGCTACCTCGAATACGTGTTCGCACCCGACGACCTGCGGGAAGACATGACCGACAACTTCACGGCAGAGCTGGAAGCGAACCTCGCAGCGGCACCCGAGATCATGCCCGCCGCCGACCTCGCCAAGCTCACGGCCGATGTTGAAGCATGGAGGGCAACGGGCAGCACGAAGGTGTTCGACTCGGTCGAGCTCCATGCGCTCCAGTACGCGCTGCAGGGCGAAGGCGCCTACGCCGACATGATCATCTCCTGCCAGCACATCGCCGAACTCGACGAGTGGCTCGAAACGAGCGGCTTCGACTTCAAACCGCTCGTAGGCATCGTGGGATACTCGTGGCCGCGCTGGACCTCGTCGGTCAACGGCACGTGCGGACAGGGCTACTTCGAGTTCTACACCGATATGATCGAGCAGAACGACTACCCCGTCGAAATCTACCTGAACACACCCGCTCACGAACTCATCAGCGAGGGCGCACAGGTTACGGGAGTCGTTGCGCAGGGAGCCGACGGCACCACGTACCGCGTAACCGGAGCAAAGGGCGTCATCCTCGCAACGGGCGGATTCTCGGGCAATCCCGACATGCTGCGAGAGTACAACACGCAATGGGATTGGGATCCCAAGCAGATCATCCCCACTACCAACGCGTTCGGCCACACGGGCGACGGTATCACGATGGCGCTTTCCGTAGGCGCTGCAACCGCCGCGATGGACACGCAGATGCCCTTCCCCTTCGCCGACTGCAAGAACTCCACCGACGAGACCACGGTAGGCGATGACATCGATTGCCCGATCGTGAACAAAGAAGGCAAGCGGTTCATGAACGAAGTGCTCGACCGCTTCACCATGACTGAGCACATCATGGCGCAACCCGACCAGATGATGTTCATGATCTCGGACAAGGATACCTGCTGGATCGACGGCGAGGTCAACCGCTACGGGCGCAACGTCGAAAACCTCATCAACCAAGGCCAGCTCTACCGCGCCGACACCCTCGAAGAGCTTGCGGGTCTCATGGGCTGCGATCCTACAACCTTCACAGCCGAGATCGAGCGCTACAACGAGATCGCACGCTCGGGCGAAGATCCCGATTTCGGCCGCACGAACTTCACCGAGCACAGCCCCATCGAGAATCCGCCGTTCTACGCGTCGCCCCGCACCTGGGCCATGCACATCACCGTCGGCGGCGTGCTTGTGGACTCAGGATACGATTACACGGTGCTCGATGAGGACGGCAATCGCATCGAAGGTCTTCACGCCATCGGTGAAACCACGCTCGGCAGCTGCGGCATCGGGGTGCAGGGCGAAGGCTACGCGATCGCCCAGGCGTTGTTCGGGTAA
- a CDS encoding response regulator transcription factor: protein MQDGAGAAHAGVARTASLGLGAWSFCFFGFAFARAWLEIVTYRTALLFPHDVWFGEDLFTVAMVVAFVPFALFARKLAPLYVKRCMVWLCTGSMIASGLAFMAASLFPGIVLPLSIVAIIGGGIGSALSILLWAELHSCFEPLRVVLYIAGAFLLGSFMAWVLMDLDIVRLTIVLMVLPLLSQVTLHASFSLVPRADLPKKTWGKLHFPWKLLVVLGIYQFVYGAKSEASVPSGELFLLGTIAVSIIVLAVSLLMSKRFDFTLLYRTPFVLMMCGLVMTFLSLSGTNLVAGFFIAAGYSLMFLVLTILLCDISHTYGVSVLVLCGIQEVTLIAIPTGHMVSRLFMGEQPIVAADPTLVTAVLTILVVIATVALISEKGHFSSWGVAFFGAGEIAEEDARAKLHARCADVSEAFGLSPREAEVLDLIAIGKNSAVIERELCIANGTLKSHTRRIYQKLGVHSREELRELLSADPQ, encoded by the coding sequence TTGCAGGATGGTGCGGGAGCTGCCCATGCGGGCGTCGCGCGCACGGCTTCGCTCGGCCTCGGCGCTTGGTCGTTCTGTTTCTTCGGATTCGCGTTCGCTCGTGCGTGGCTCGAGATCGTCACGTACCGCACGGCGCTGCTCTTTCCGCACGATGTGTGGTTCGGCGAGGATCTGTTCACGGTTGCGATGGTCGTGGCGTTCGTTCCCTTCGCGCTGTTCGCCCGCAAGCTCGCTCCGTTGTATGTGAAGCGGTGTATGGTGTGGCTTTGCACGGGGTCCATGATCGCATCGGGGCTCGCGTTCATGGCGGCGAGTTTGTTTCCGGGAATCGTTTTGCCTTTGAGCATCGTCGCCATCATCGGCGGCGGTATCGGATCGGCCCTTTCGATCCTGCTTTGGGCTGAGCTCCATAGCTGTTTCGAGCCGTTGCGCGTCGTTCTCTATATAGCGGGTGCGTTTTTGCTGGGATCGTTCATGGCGTGGGTGCTCATGGATCTCGATATCGTGCGGCTGACAATCGTGCTCATGGTGCTTCCGCTTTTATCCCAGGTGACGCTGCATGCTTCGTTCAGCCTTGTTCCGCGTGCGGATCTGCCGAAGAAGACGTGGGGAAAGCTCCATTTTCCCTGGAAGCTTTTGGTGGTGCTGGGCATCTACCAGTTCGTCTACGGCGCGAAGAGCGAAGCGAGCGTGCCATCGGGCGAGCTGTTCTTGTTGGGCACCATCGCCGTGTCGATTATCGTGCTCGCCGTATCGCTGCTCATGTCGAAGCGATTCGACTTCACGCTTTTGTATCGCACGCCGTTCGTGCTCATGATGTGCGGGCTCGTCATGACGTTTCTGTCGCTTTCGGGCACCAACCTCGTGGCCGGGTTCTTCATTGCCGCCGGGTACTCGCTCATGTTTCTCGTACTTACCATTCTGCTATGCGACATCTCGCACACCTACGGGGTGTCGGTGCTCGTGCTCTGCGGCATCCAGGAAGTCACGCTCATCGCCATTCCGACTGGGCACATGGTGTCGCGGTTGTTCATGGGGGAGCAGCCGATCGTAGCCGCCGATCCGACGCTCGTGACCGCGGTGCTTACGATCCTCGTGGTTATCGCAACCGTTGCGTTGATTTCTGAGAAGGGGCATTTCAGTTCATGGGGCGTCGCGTTTTTCGGCGCGGGCGAGATTGCCGAAGAAGATGCGCGTGCTAAACTGCATGCCCGCTGCGCCGACGTGTCCGAGGCGTTCGGATTGAGTCCCCGCGAGGCCGAAGTACTCGATCTTATCGCGATCGGAAAGAACTCGGCAGTCATCGAACGTGAGCTGTGCATCGCCAACGGAACGCTCAAATCGCATACCCGTCGCATCTACCAAAAGCTCGGCGTGCACAGCCGCGAAGAGCTACGGGAGCTGCTTTCGGCCGATCCGCAGTAA